A part of Mycolicibacterium sp. TUM20985 genomic DNA contains:
- a CDS encoding M20 family metallopeptidase: protein MPTATASTIVEDVVQRRRGDLIALSHSIHAEPELAFDEHRSCAKTQALVAERGFEVTAAPGGLDTAFRADFGSGSLVIGICAEYDALPGIGHACGHNIIAASAVGTALALAEVADDLDLTVVLLGTPAEEAGGGKALMLEAGTFDDIAATVMLHAGPLDIARARSLALSQVAVEYTGREAHAAVAPYLGLNAADAITVSQVAIGLLRQQFAPGQMAHGIVTDGGQATNVIPARTEMHYTMRANDTGSLRELEGRMSDCFLAGAVATGCGHRVEATEPSYLELTPDQWLADVFRAEMVRFGRNPVGPEIEAAFPLGSTDMGNVTQVMPGIHPIVGIDADGASIHQPAFAAAAAGPSADTAVIEGAVMLARTVVELAQTPAERDRVLGLKAGRT from the coding sequence ATGCCCACTGCCACAGCGTCGACGATCGTCGAAGACGTAGTCCAACGACGCCGTGGCGACCTCATCGCGCTGTCGCACTCCATTCACGCCGAACCCGAGCTCGCGTTCGACGAGCACCGCAGCTGCGCAAAGACCCAGGCGCTCGTCGCCGAACGCGGATTCGAGGTCACCGCGGCACCAGGGGGTTTGGACACCGCCTTCCGCGCCGACTTCGGCAGCGGGTCACTCGTGATCGGCATCTGCGCCGAATACGACGCGCTGCCCGGCATCGGCCACGCATGCGGACACAACATCATCGCCGCGTCGGCGGTCGGCACCGCGCTGGCTCTCGCCGAGGTCGCCGATGATCTGGACCTGACGGTCGTGCTGCTCGGCACCCCCGCCGAGGAGGCTGGCGGCGGCAAGGCGCTGATGCTGGAGGCGGGCACCTTCGACGACATCGCGGCCACGGTGATGCTGCACGCCGGCCCACTCGACATCGCACGCGCGAGGTCACTGGCGCTGTCGCAGGTCGCGGTCGAGTACACCGGTCGCGAGGCACACGCGGCGGTCGCGCCGTACCTGGGCCTCAACGCCGCCGACGCGATCACGGTGTCCCAGGTGGCGATCGGGCTGCTGCGTCAACAGTTCGCGCCGGGTCAGATGGCGCACGGCATCGTCACCGACGGCGGGCAGGCGACCAACGTCATCCCGGCCCGAACCGAGATGCACTACACGATGCGCGCCAACGACACCGGATCACTGCGTGAGCTGGAGGGCAGGATGTCGGACTGCTTCCTGGCGGGTGCGGTGGCCACGGGTTGCGGGCATCGGGTCGAGGCGACCGAGCCGTCCTACCTGGAGTTGACGCCCGACCAGTGGCTTGCCGACGTGTTCCGCGCGGAGATGGTGCGGTTCGGGCGAAACCCCGTCGGGCCGGAGATCGAGGCGGCGTTCCCGCTCGGCAGCACCGACATGGGCAACGTCACCCAGGTCATGCCGGGCATCCACCCGATCGTCGGCATCGACGCCGACGGCGCCTCGATCCATCAGCCCGCGTTCGCCGCGGCCGCGGCAGGACCGAGCGCCGACACGGCCGTCATCGAAGGAGCCGTCATGTTGGCCCGCACCGTCGTCGAGCTGGCCCAGACACCCGCCGAGCGGGACAGGGTCCTGGGGCTGAAGGCGGGGCGCACGTGA
- a CDS encoding purine-nucleoside phosphorylase has translation MTTASTDPQDVADEAAAALCTRTGVDSFDVAVVLGSGWAPAAAELGAPLATVAMADLPGFTPPAAAGHGGQALLVDVAGKRVLVLLGRIHAYEGHDLRHVVHPVRAACAAGARTVVLTNAAGGLRADYAVGQPVLIADHLNLTARSPLVGAQFVDLVDAYAPRLRALAREIDPTLAEGVYAGLPGPHYETPAEIRMLRTLGADLVGMSTVHETIAARAAGAEVLGVSLVTNLAAGMTGQPLSHTEVLEAGRQSATRMGSLLSEVLARL, from the coding sequence GTGACCACTGCATCAACCGACCCGCAGGACGTTGCCGACGAAGCCGCGGCCGCGCTGTGCACGCGCACCGGGGTCGACTCCTTCGACGTCGCCGTGGTCCTCGGCTCGGGGTGGGCACCGGCCGCCGCGGAGTTGGGCGCACCGCTCGCCACCGTCGCCATGGCAGACCTACCGGGCTTCACCCCGCCGGCCGCCGCCGGCCATGGTGGCCAGGCATTGCTGGTCGACGTCGCCGGTAAGCGAGTGTTGGTGCTGCTCGGCCGGATTCACGCCTATGAGGGTCACGACCTTCGCCACGTCGTCCATCCCGTCCGGGCGGCCTGCGCGGCAGGTGCCCGCACAGTGGTGCTGACCAACGCCGCAGGCGGGCTCCGGGCGGACTACGCGGTGGGCCAGCCGGTGCTGATCGCCGACCACCTCAACCTGACGGCACGCTCACCCTTGGTCGGGGCGCAGTTCGTCGATCTGGTCGACGCCTACGCGCCGCGGCTGCGGGCACTCGCCCGCGAGATCGATCCGACCCTCGCCGAGGGTGTGTACGCCGGGCTACCCGGACCGCACTACGAGACACCTGCCGAGATCCGGATGCTCCGCACGCTCGGCGCCGACCTGGTTGGCATGTCGACGGTCCACGAGACCATCGCCGCCCGCGCTGCCGGTGCCGAAGTGCTCGGGGTCTCGCTGGTGACGAACCTGGCCGCCGGGATGACCGGCCAACCGCTCAGCCACACCGAGGTGCTCGAGGCGGGGCGTCAGTCGGCGACGCGGATGGGTTCCCTGCTGTCCGAGGTACTCGCGCGCCTGTAG
- a CDS encoding AbrB family transcriptional regulator: MWKWVLLIAVTIGVTVPLDLVGVPSAALFAALIVGIVLALGSLAPARVPRKAGIAAQGVLGVYIGTMVHQDALTALGSDWPLVLAVAVCTLLLSIGAGALLGLHRDISPLTGSLALVAGGASGLVAIARELGGDDRVVAVVQYLRVALITASMPVVVTLVYHAEKTGNGAAPAQDDSAPWYVSLGMLVVIVLVGATAGRLARLPGAGLLGPMAVTIVLELTGTSFGLSVPMALVQLGYAVIGWQAGVAFTRESMRAIGRALPTALGLIVVLNVACAGLGILLAHVTGISPLEGYLSTSPGGIYAVLATAVETGSNVTFIIAAQVVRVLLMLFAAPLMARGLIVLTRRIGYRRASTSDSREPIRVAD, translated from the coding sequence ATGTGGAAGTGGGTGCTGCTGATCGCGGTGACGATCGGGGTGACCGTGCCCCTGGACCTCGTGGGCGTGCCGTCGGCGGCACTCTTTGCGGCCCTGATCGTCGGCATCGTCCTGGCTCTCGGGTCGTTGGCGCCGGCACGCGTGCCGCGCAAGGCGGGCATCGCGGCCCAGGGCGTACTGGGCGTCTACATCGGCACGATGGTGCACCAGGACGCGCTCACCGCCCTTGGCTCGGACTGGCCGCTCGTGCTGGCAGTCGCCGTGTGCACGCTGCTCCTGAGCATCGGCGCCGGTGCGCTACTGGGTCTGCACCGTGACATCAGCCCGCTCACCGGATCGCTCGCACTGGTCGCCGGTGGTGCCTCCGGTCTGGTCGCGATCGCCCGCGAACTCGGCGGCGACGACCGTGTGGTGGCCGTGGTGCAGTACCTGCGGGTCGCTCTCATCACCGCCTCGATGCCCGTCGTCGTCACGCTCGTCTATCACGCCGAGAAGACCGGCAACGGCGCCGCTCCGGCCCAAGACGATTCGGCGCCTTGGTATGTCAGCCTCGGGATGCTGGTGGTCATCGTGCTCGTCGGCGCGACGGCGGGTCGGCTGGCCCGGCTGCCCGGAGCCGGCCTTCTCGGCCCGATGGCGGTGACCATCGTCCTCGAGCTGACCGGGACGTCGTTCGGGCTGTCGGTGCCGATGGCGCTGGTACAGCTCGGCTACGCGGTCATCGGGTGGCAGGCCGGTGTCGCGTTCACCCGTGAGTCGATGCGGGCGATCGGACGCGCGCTCCCCACGGCACTCGGTCTGATCGTCGTGCTGAACGTCGCCTGCGCAGGACTGGGCATCCTGCTGGCCCACGTGACGGGGATCAGCCCCCTCGAGGGCTACCTGTCGACCAGCCCCGGCGGGATCTACGCCGTGCTTGCCACCGCCGTCGAGACCGGTTCCAACGTCACGTTCATCATCGCGGCGCAGGTCGTACGGGTGCTGTTGATGCTGTTCGCCGCGCCGTTGATGGCACGTGGGCTCATCGTCCTCACCCGGCGGATCGGCTACAGGCGCGCGAGTACCTCGGACAGCAGGGAACCCATCCGCGTCGCCGACTGA
- a CDS encoding MarR family winged helix-turn-helix transcriptional regulator: MRATGTSSRANATELRESIMALTRQLRRHRSDNGLTLSQQQILGEVSRAGVTTPAELANRMHVRVQSLTEGINLLESRVLVARRTDAGDRRRQLIEVTADGVALLEADRAERDEWLNAAMRETLTDLESDLLMLVAPVLRKLADGDERLREEQ, from the coding sequence ATGCGAGCAACTGGAACCTCCAGCAGGGCCAACGCGACCGAGCTGCGCGAGTCGATCATGGCCTTGACCCGGCAACTTCGTCGCCACCGCAGCGACAACGGGCTCACGCTGAGCCAGCAGCAGATCCTCGGGGAGGTGAGCCGGGCCGGTGTCACGACGCCCGCCGAGCTCGCCAACCGGATGCACGTGCGCGTGCAGTCGCTGACCGAGGGCATCAACCTCCTGGAGTCGCGCGTTCTGGTGGCCCGCCGGACCGACGCCGGCGACCGCCGTCGTCAGCTCATCGAAGTCACGGCCGACGGGGTCGCGCTGCTCGAGGCCGACCGCGCCGAACGCGACGAGTGGCTCAACGCGGCGATGCGGGAGACGCTCACCGATCTCGAGAGCGATCTGCTGATGCTGGTGGCGCCGGTGCTTCGGAAACTCGCCGATGGCGATGAGCGCTTGCGCGAAGAGCAATGA
- a CDS encoding phospho-sugar mutase codes for MTDQPLTFGTAGLRGPMRPGPGGMNVDTVTTATWALAKVLKDRCLGGSTVVVGRDARHNSDDFALATAEVLAAEGFTVVLLPDPAPTPVVAFAVRRMGAAAGVQITASHNPPTDNGYKVYLDGGMQIVPPTDRDIETAMSNAPAEVPRDEVTPATTDLMNDYVRRAATVRRATGDVRIALTALHGVGGEPALLTLREAGFTDVHVVTEQYSPDPDFPTVAFPNPEEPGVTDLLLTLAAEVEADVAIALDPDADRCAVGIPTPSGWRMLSGDETGWLLGDYILSQIEPGDVMNGCVVASTVVSSRLLAAIAARHGAHHVETLTGFKWLARADAGVAGRTLVYAYEEAIGHCVDPAAVRDKDGISAAVLACDLVSALRDEGRAPTDALDAMARCHGVHTTTAMSVPADAALMDRLRESPPARLGGEPVEVTDLLARRGQQRTDALIYTGESVRVAVRPSGTEPKVKAYLEIRLLPRDDLSVARTVADELVERLRVDVLELLQRGPN; via the coding sequence ATGACCGACCAACCCCTGACGTTCGGGACGGCGGGGTTACGAGGCCCCATGCGCCCGGGCCCCGGCGGCATGAACGTCGACACCGTGACCACGGCGACGTGGGCGCTGGCGAAGGTACTGAAGGACAGATGCCTGGGCGGGTCGACCGTCGTGGTCGGCCGCGATGCCCGCCACAACTCCGACGATTTCGCCCTGGCGACCGCCGAAGTGCTTGCGGCCGAGGGGTTCACGGTCGTCCTCCTGCCCGACCCCGCGCCAACACCGGTGGTGGCGTTCGCGGTGCGCCGGATGGGTGCCGCAGCCGGCGTCCAGATCACGGCATCGCACAACCCTCCCACCGACAACGGTTACAAGGTCTACCTCGACGGCGGCATGCAGATCGTGCCGCCGACCGACCGCGACATCGAGACCGCCATGTCCAACGCGCCGGCCGAGGTGCCCCGCGACGAGGTCACGCCTGCCACCACCGACCTGATGAACGACTACGTGCGTCGCGCCGCCACCGTGCGCCGGGCCACGGGCGACGTCCGCATCGCGCTGACGGCCCTGCACGGCGTCGGCGGCGAGCCTGCCCTGCTGACGTTGCGAGAGGCCGGTTTCACCGACGTGCACGTCGTCACCGAGCAGTACTCGCCCGACCCCGACTTCCCCACCGTCGCCTTTCCCAACCCGGAGGAGCCCGGCGTCACCGACCTGCTGCTGACCCTGGCCGCCGAGGTCGAGGCCGACGTGGCGATCGCGTTGGACCCCGACGCCGACCGGTGTGCGGTGGGCATCCCGACGCCGTCCGGCTGGCGGATGCTCTCGGGTGACGAAACCGGTTGGCTACTCGGCGATTACATCCTCTCGCAAATCGAGCCAGGTGACGTCATGAACGGGTGCGTGGTGGCTAGCACCGTCGTATCGTCACGTCTGCTCGCGGCGATCGCCGCCCGACACGGCGCCCACCACGTCGAAACGCTGACCGGCTTCAAGTGGCTGGCACGGGCCGACGCGGGTGTCGCGGGCCGCACCCTGGTCTACGCCTACGAGGAGGCGATCGGCCACTGCGTCGACCCGGCGGCCGTTCGCGACAAGGACGGAATCAGCGCGGCCGTTCTCGCCTGCGACCTGGTGTCGGCGCTGCGCGACGAGGGCCGCGCCCCGACGGATGCGCTGGACGCCATGGCCCGATGTCACGGCGTGCACACGACGACCGCCATGTCGGTGCCCGCCGACGCCGCGTTGATGGATCGCCTCCGGGAGTCACCGCCCGCCCGGCTCGGTGGAGAACCCGTCGAGGTCACCGACCTCTTGGCGCGCCGGGGCCAGCAGCGCACCGATGCGTTGATCTACACCGGCGAATCCGTGCGGGTGGCCGTGCGACCGTCGGGCACCGAGCCGAAGGTCAAGGCGTACCTCGAGATTCGACTGCTTCCCCGCGACGACCTGTCGGTCGCCCGCACGGTCGCCGACGAACTCGTCGAACGGTTGCGGGTCGACGTGTTGGAGCTGCTTCAGCGAGGGCCGAACTGA
- the upp gene encoding uracil phosphoribosyltransferase — MDVRVVDHPLAAARLTILRDERTDNAGFRAALCDLALMLVYEATRDAESTPVPIRTPLAETVGSRLASPPLLVPVLRAGLGMVEKAQQLIPEAKVGFVGVARDEATALPTPYLESLPEDLSTTPVMVLDPMLATGGSMVHTLGLLQARNAVDITAVCVVCAPEGIVALQKAAPNLTLYTAAIDDGLNDVSYIVPGLGDAGDRQFGPR; from the coding sequence ATGGACGTCCGCGTTGTCGATCACCCACTCGCCGCTGCCCGGTTGACCATCCTGCGCGACGAGCGCACCGACAACGCGGGCTTTCGCGCCGCGTTGTGCGACCTGGCCTTGATGCTGGTCTACGAGGCCACCCGCGACGCGGAGTCGACGCCGGTGCCCATTCGCACTCCGCTGGCCGAGACCGTGGGATCACGGCTCGCCTCGCCACCGCTGCTGGTGCCCGTGCTGCGGGCCGGCCTGGGGATGGTCGAGAAGGCGCAGCAACTGATCCCCGAGGCGAAGGTCGGGTTCGTGGGCGTGGCCCGCGACGAGGCGACCGCGCTGCCCACCCCCTACCTCGAGTCACTGCCGGAGGACCTCAGTACGACGCCGGTCATGGTGCTGGACCCGATGCTCGCCACCGGTGGCTCGATGGTGCACACCCTGGGGCTGTTGCAGGCCCGCAATGCCGTCGACATCACCGCGGTGTGCGTGGTGTGCGCCCCGGAAGGCATTGTCGCACTGCAGAAGGCGGCACCCAACCTGACGCTGTACACCGCGGCGATCGACGACGGACTGAACGACGTCTCCTACATCGTGCCGGGTCTCGGCGACGCGGGTGACCGTCAGTTCGGCCCTCGCTGA
- a CDS encoding type VII secretion target, whose product MADVITSVIADTSDIQGFSAAQLRHADDLASVAADLTAATAATDAFGPIGADFLLALNGALRREAQYAAQLAERLAAAKSTAGAAATAYRSAESVAGRSISLLGA is encoded by the coding sequence GTGGCCGACGTCATAACATCCGTGATCGCCGATACCTCCGACATCCAAGGGTTCAGCGCTGCCCAACTGAGGCACGCCGACGACCTCGCCTCCGTGGCGGCCGACTTGACCGCCGCCACGGCCGCCACCGACGCGTTCGGTCCCATCGGGGCAGATTTTCTGCTGGCGTTGAATGGAGCGTTGAGACGGGAGGCGCAGTATGCCGCGCAACTCGCCGAGCGCCTCGCTGCGGCGAAGTCGACGGCAGGCGCCGCGGCCACCGCCTACCGATCAGCGGAAAGCGTTGCTGGACGATCGATCTCGCTCCTCGGGGCCTAG
- a CDS encoding NlpC/P60 family protein has product MPSALVSGLIAPLRELQAMVGTGTSDAAPALAAIRTALTDVAAATIRSRQQTRWLGDAGDAASDFTDATVAAIDALAARAAHLGAAAADAADAVARARARLQTIVDGFEARAEALESRLDEPGVVDELIAEARRAMTEADAVIEDLRAELDGQRAAVAEPPSGALPTMPMGAGSGLGGLGSGAGAGSGLGGAKPSDSLLFDSRSDASAGPDAQPLSDPGMFGSGVLVRLPDGSTATAPNAVAASAVRHALTQLGVPYDWGGTTPGVGLDCSGLTQWAYHEAGLDLPRLAQEQDVGSAVDEASLRPGDLAVWDGHVAMVVGNGQMVEAGDPVKLSAIRTSNAGQGFQGFWRPTA; this is encoded by the coding sequence ATGCCGAGCGCCCTGGTGAGCGGGTTGATCGCCCCGCTGCGCGAGCTGCAGGCGATGGTCGGCACGGGTACCTCCGACGCCGCGCCGGCGCTGGCGGCGATCCGCACCGCATTGACCGACGTCGCGGCCGCGACGATTCGGTCACGGCAGCAGACGCGGTGGCTGGGCGATGCCGGTGACGCGGCGTCGGACTTCACCGACGCGACCGTCGCGGCCATCGACGCACTGGCCGCCCGAGCCGCCCACCTCGGTGCCGCTGCGGCCGACGCCGCCGACGCCGTCGCCCGTGCCCGGGCCCGGTTGCAGACGATCGTCGATGGGTTCGAAGCCCGCGCCGAGGCGCTCGAGTCCAGGCTCGACGAACCCGGTGTCGTCGACGAACTCATCGCCGAGGCTCGACGGGCCATGACCGAGGCCGACGCCGTGATCGAGGATCTGCGCGCCGAGCTCGACGGACAACGGGCGGCGGTGGCCGAGCCGCCATCGGGCGCGCTGCCGACGATGCCGATGGGCGCGGGTTCGGGGCTAGGCGGACTCGGCTCGGGCGCCGGGGCGGGTTCGGGGCTCGGCGGCGCGAAGCCGAGTGACTCGTTGCTGTTCGATTCCCGGTCCGACGCGTCCGCGGGCCCCGATGCCCAGCCACTCAGCGATCCCGGGATGTTCGGCAGCGGAGTCTTGGTGCGACTCCCCGATGGCAGCACCGCCACCGCGCCCAACGCGGTCGCCGCCAGTGCAGTCCGGCACGCTCTCACGCAGCTGGGTGTGCCCTACGACTGGGGCGGTACGACGCCCGGCGTTGGCCTGGATTGCAGTGGTTTGACGCAGTGGGCGTATCACGAAGCGGGACTCGACCTTCCGCGTCTCGCCCAGGAACAGGACGTCGGGTCTGCGGTCGACGAGGCATCGCTGCGCCCTGGCGATCTGGCGGTGTGGGACGGCCACGTCGCGATGGTCGTCGGCAACGGCCAGATGGTCGAGGCGGGTGACCCCGTCAAACTGTCGGCGATCCGAACGTCGAACGCGGGTCAGGGCTTTCAGGGGTTCTGGCGGCCGACGGCCTGA